The genomic window ACGCGGCGGGTGCGCCCGCAGCCGCCGCAACGTCGGCTCTCACCGCGGTAGCAGCACGGGCCGAGGTTCTCGGTGTGTCCGCCGCGGCCGCCGGCGCGGACGATCGGGTGCACGAGCTTGCCGCGCCGATCGCACGGCAGCTTGGGCTGGGTGGACTTGCGGTAGCAGTTCGTGCAGCGGGCGGTGCCGTCGGCGGCGCGGGCGTTGACCCGCTTGGTCTGGCCGCAGCCGCCGCAGGGCTCCCAGGTCGCCGGATCCTGGTGGAAGCAGTTGCGGCAGCGAGCCCGGCCGTCGGGCATGCGCTGCCGGACCGGCTTGTCCTGCCCGCAGAACGCGCAGACGGCGCGGCTCACCGCGGGTCGTCGCCGACGATCCGGGCCCGTTTCGGTCGGCGGGCAACGGACGCGGTCGGTGCCTCGCCACCCGCTGCTTTGCGGGCACGTCCGCTGCTGGTCTCGACGGTGGGCTCGAACAGGTCGGCGGCGGTGCAGCCGAGGATGTCGCACAGCGCGGCGAGAACGGTGAGATTGAGCCGTTCGGGCGTCTGGGCGACGAGCCGGTAGACCTGTACCGGTGACAGGTCGATGCCCCGCTCGGCCAGGTGCGGGTGGATGTCGGTGGTGTGGAACATGCCGTGGGCGGCCATGACCTCCCGCAGCCGCCACCGGTGGCCGACCCTGCGCGTCATCCGTGGCTTTCCTTCCCGAGCGCTGGGCCGAGAGCTCGGCGCAGCATGGTGTTCTTGAAGTCGGAGCTGACGCCGGTGTAGAGAGCCGTGGTCGACCCCCACGCGTGACCGACCTGCTGTTGGACGAAGAACGGGTCGAACCCGTCCTCGATCAGGTGCGTGACATACGAGTGTCGCAGGCAATGCGGGTGCAGTTCGGGCGGCAGACCCGCGGCGCTGCGGTACTCCGCGAACCTGATGTTGATCGACGCGACCGATATCCGACCGCCGCGTTCGGTGGGCCACAACGCGGTCCGCTTGCCCGGGGCGTAGAAGCCGCGGATGTCCTCGACGTACTCGGTGAGCACGTCAACGGCCCAACCCATGGTGGTGAGCACGTTACGGCGCCTCGGTGGTGAGCCCTTCACGGCCTTGCCATACCGGACGTTGCACATGCCGTACCGGCCGAACTGCGGTGCCGCGGCGTTACGGGTGAAGTCGGTGA from Actinoplanes derwentensis includes these protein-coding regions:
- a CDS encoding helix-turn-helix domain-containing protein, giving the protein MTRRVGHRWRLREVMAAHGMFHTTDIHPHLAERGIDLSPVQVYRLVAQTPERLNLTVLAALCDILGCTAADLFEPTVETSSGRARKAAGGEAPTASVARRPKRARIVGDDPR